Proteins from a genomic interval of Polaribacter sp. Q13:
- a CDS encoding methylmalonyl-CoA mutase family protein has protein sequence MSDKNKKLFSEFPSVSTEQWMERVTVDLKGADFDRKLVWKNLTGINFQPCYNLENSITQLKNTGENSQSLVNYRSIAACCGKSGNDLALKAIEEGINGILFQMITTVPVEELLKDIDLDKITVSFKLFNNVIPFTKDLVAFAKGKNLKGYIDTNLISGYVTTGAFNEDLVDVTAELVKLTEEFPNFKAITISGTEYLDSGANQVQEIAYTLSSLVFLTEKLKEKGIAVQDVFNNLNFNLAIGLEYFVEIGKFRAFNNLLAEVAAKYQLADFSNTITAKTSIWSKSVTDAETNLLRCTTEAMAAILGNVDGVLIDAYDKEFKSASDFSSRIAGNITTILKEESYFGKVSNPVDGSYYIEEVSSKIAEKALELFKAIEADGGFYANFENETIQQQIAEIRLKKLKLISQRRTPMVGINKYPNLMEKVDAKLLSESAVDNPKVLTPRRASLEIEAMRRVTEELVASTNVRPIVQLASYGNLTMRKARAAFAYDFIGVSGFDVHQEESFENAEVAAKESAKSGAHVVVICSSDQDYDETAIDFIKAFRAINTDKVLLLAGAPKNMDELTELGLDGVVNMRTDVLVSLSAIQKKVQKTLKS, from the coding sequence ATGAGTGATAAAAATAAAAAACTCTTTTCTGAATTCCCTTCGGTTTCTACCGAGCAGTGGATGGAAAGAGTTACAGTAGATTTAAAAGGGGCTGATTTTGATAGAAAACTAGTATGGAAAAATCTTACAGGAATCAATTTTCAACCTTGCTATAATCTTGAAAATTCAATTACACAGCTAAAAAACACAGGAGAAAACTCACAATCTTTAGTAAACTATAGAAGTATAGCGGCTTGTTGTGGGAAATCTGGAAATGATTTAGCCTTAAAAGCTATTGAAGAAGGTATTAATGGTATCCTTTTTCAGATGATAACAACTGTACCTGTAGAAGAACTTTTAAAGGATATAGATTTAGACAAAATTACAGTTTCGTTTAAATTATTTAATAATGTTATTCCTTTTACAAAGGATTTAGTTGCTTTTGCAAAAGGTAAAAACTTAAAAGGATATATTGATACAAACCTAATTTCTGGTTACGTAACAACAGGTGCTTTTAACGAAGACCTTGTGGACGTTACTGCAGAGTTAGTAAAATTAACCGAAGAATTTCCTAACTTTAAAGCAATCACTATTTCTGGAACAGAATATTTAGACTCTGGTGCAAATCAAGTGCAAGAAATTGCATATACTTTAAGTTCTTTGGTTTTCTTAACAGAAAAATTAAAAGAAAAAGGAATTGCTGTTCAAGATGTTTTCAACAATCTAAATTTCAATTTAGCAATTGGATTAGAGTATTTTGTGGAGATTGGTAAATTTAGAGCATTCAATAATTTATTAGCGGAAGTTGCTGCTAAATATCAACTTGCAGATTTTTCGAATACGATTACTGCAAAAACATCTATTTGGAGCAAATCTGTTACAGATGCAGAAACTAATTTATTGCGCTGTACTACAGAAGCAATGGCTGCAATATTAGGGAATGTAGATGGTGTTTTAATTGATGCTTACGATAAAGAATTTAAAAGTGCTTCTGATTTTTCAAGTAGAATAGCCGGAAACATAACCACAATTTTAAAAGAAGAATCTTACTTTGGTAAAGTTTCAAATCCGGTGGATGGTTCTTATTATATTGAAGAAGTAAGTTCTAAAATTGCAGAAAAAGCATTAGAGTTATTTAAGGCTATTGAAGCTGATGGTGGTTTCTATGCTAATTTTGAAAACGAAACGATTCAACAACAAATTGCCGAAATTCGTCTTAAAAAATTAAAACTGATTAGCCAGCGTAGAACTCCAATGGTAGGTATTAACAAATACCCTAACCTCATGGAAAAAGTGGATGCGAAATTACTATCTGAAAGTGCTGTAGACAATCCTAAAGTATTAACTCCAAGAAGGGCTTCTTTAGAAATTGAGGCAATGCGTAGAGTTACAGAAGAATTAGTGGCAAGCACTAATGTAAGACCAATTGTACAGTTAGCTAGTTATGGAAATTTAACAATGCGTAAAGCGAGAGCTGCTTTTGCTTACGATTTTATTGGTGTTAGTGGTTTTGATGTGCATCAAGAAGAAAGTTTTGAAAATGCAGAAGTTGCTGCTAAAGAAAGTGCAAAATCAGGGGCACATGTAGTTGTTATTTGTAGTTCAGATCAAGATTATGATGAAACAGCAATAGACTTTATAAAAGCATTTAGAGCTATAAATACTGATAAAGTATTACTATTAGCAGGTGCACCTAAAAATATGGACGAACTAACTGAATTAGGTTTAGATGGTGTTGTTAATATGAGAACAGATGTTCTTGTTTCACTGTCAGCAATTCAGAAAAAAGTTCAAAAAACCTTAAAATCTTAA
- the scpA gene encoding methylmalonyl-CoA mutase has product MKPDFSDIKLNSAVKQTVATSENQDVWNTPEGIPVKKQFTKEDIAEAEHLGFAAGVPPFLRGPYSAMYAMRPWTIRQYAGFSTAEESNAFYRRNLAAGQKGLSVAFDLATHRGYDSDHPRVTGDVGKAGVAIDSILDMEILFDQIPLDKMSVSMTMNGAVLPIMAFYIAAARKQGVSLDKLSGTIQNDILKEFMVRNTYIYPPLPSMKIIGDIFDYTTKNMPKFNSISISGYHMQEAGATADIELAYTLADGMEYIRTGLKSGLKIDEFAPRLSFFWAVGMNHFMEIAKMRAARMLWAKIIKSFNPTNPKSMALRTHSQTSGWSLSEQDPFNNVSRTCIEAMAATLGGTQSLHTNALDEAIALPTDFSARIARNTQIFIQDETQMTKSVDPWAGSYYVEYLTQEIAKKAWKLIEEVEELGGMAKAIETGVPKLRIEEASARKQARLDSGQDILVGVNKFKTKEKTNIEILDVDNTVVRDSQIARLNKMKAERNSDLVAANLKALEDCAGTGKGNLLELAVIAAENFATLGEISDALEVHFGRHKADTKLISGVYGKEVNNDSTFAKAQKMTDKFAEIEGRRPRVMIAKMGQDGHDRGAKVVASSFADLGFDVDMGGLFQTPEEVAKQAVENDVHFVGASSLAAGHKTLIPQLIGELEKLGRPDIMVFAGGVIPAQDYDYLLERKVAAIFGPGTVISESAITIMEKYLEQE; this is encoded by the coding sequence ATGAAACCAGATTTTTCAGATATAAAATTAAATTCAGCTGTTAAGCAAACAGTTGCAACTTCAGAGAATCAAGATGTTTGGAATACTCCTGAAGGAATCCCAGTAAAAAAACAATTTACAAAAGAAGATATTGCAGAGGCAGAACATTTAGGCTTTGCTGCTGGTGTGCCTCCTTTTTTAAGAGGTCCATATAGTGCCATGTATGCCATGCGTCCTTGGACGATTCGTCAATATGCAGGTTTTTCTACAGCAGAAGAATCAAACGCATTTTACAGAAGAAATTTAGCTGCGGGTCAAAAAGGACTTTCAGTTGCGTTTGATTTAGCCACACACCGTGGTTACGATTCAGATCATCCTCGTGTAACGGGAGATGTTGGTAAAGCAGGTGTTGCCATAGATTCTATTTTAGATATGGAGATTTTGTTCGATCAAATTCCGTTAGATAAAATGTCTGTTTCTATGACAATGAATGGTGCAGTATTGCCAATTATGGCTTTTTATATTGCAGCCGCAAGAAAACAGGGTGTTTCTTTAGATAAACTTTCTGGAACTATTCAGAATGATATTTTAAAAGAATTTATGGTGCGTAATACATACATTTATCCACCGTTACCTTCTATGAAGATTATTGGTGATATCTTTGATTACACCACGAAGAATATGCCGAAGTTTAACTCAATTTCTATTTCTGGTTACCACATGCAAGAAGCGGGTGCAACTGCAGATATTGAATTAGCGTATACTTTAGCCGATGGAATGGAATACATTAGAACCGGATTAAAATCTGGTTTAAAAATTGATGAATTTGCGCCTCGTTTATCTTTCTTCTGGGCAGTAGGAATGAATCATTTTATGGAGATTGCTAAAATGCGTGCAGCTCGTATGTTATGGGCAAAAATTATAAAATCATTCAATCCAACAAATCCAAAATCGATGGCTTTGCGTACGCACAGTCAAACTTCTGGATGGAGTTTAAGTGAGCAAGATCCTTTCAATAACGTATCTCGTACTTGCATAGAAGCAATGGCGGCAACGTTAGGAGGAACGCAATCTTTGCATACAAATGCATTAGATGAGGCAATAGCTTTACCGACTGATTTCTCTGCTAGAATTGCACGTAACACGCAAATTTTTATTCAAGATGAAACACAGATGACAAAATCTGTTGATCCTTGGGCAGGTTCTTATTATGTTGAGTATTTAACGCAAGAAATTGCGAAGAAAGCTTGGAAATTAATTGAAGAGGTTGAAGAACTCGGTGGTATGGCAAAGGCTATTGAAACCGGAGTTCCAAAATTACGTATTGAGGAAGCTTCTGCTCGTAAACAAGCACGTTTAGATTCTGGACAGGATATTTTAGTAGGAGTAAACAAATTTAAAACGAAAGAAAAAACAAACATTGAAATCTTAGATGTTGACAATACAGTTGTAAGAGATTCTCAAATTGCTCGTTTAAATAAAATGAAAGCCGAACGTAATTCTGATTTGGTTGCTGCTAATTTAAAAGCGTTAGAAGATTGTGCAGGAACAGGAAAAGGGAATTTATTAGAATTGGCAGTTATTGCTGCGGAAAATTTTGCTACATTGGGTGAAATTTCTGATGCTTTAGAGGTTCATTTTGGAAGACATAAAGCGGATACTAAATTAATAAGTGGTGTGTACGGTAAAGAAGTAAATAACGATAGTACGTTTGCAAAAGCGCAAAAAATGACTGATAAATTTGCAGAAATAGAAGGTCGTAGACCAAGAGTTATGATTGCAAAAATGGGTCAAGATGGGCATGATAGAGGCGCAAAAGTTGTGGCTTCTAGTTTTGCAGATTTAGGTTTTGATGTAGATATGGGAGGTTTATTTCAAACTCCAGAAGAAGTAGCAAAACAAGCTGTTGAAAACGATGTGCATTTTGTAGGTGCCTCTAGTTTAGCGGCTGGTCATAAAACTTTAATTCCTCAATTAATTGGTGAATTAGAAAAATTAGGAAGACCAGATATTATGGTTTTTGCAGGAGGAGTAATACCTGCTCAAGATTATGATTATTTATTAGAAAGAAAAGTAGCAGCCATTTTTGGTCCTGGTACTGTAATTTCTGAATCTGCAATTACAATAATGGAAAAATATTTAGAGCAAGAATAA
- a CDS encoding helix-turn-helix transcriptional regulator has protein sequence MKNIPEISFWKNKVLQIKEFQFFNLEELITDDLKPKDHSPYLPHRLNFYAILIITDGEVNHIVDFKVHSLKKDDVMVLSKGQTHAFDEFSVYKGYLVVFSEAFMHKYMAQSTIAQINHLYNYFLVQEKINNPDRNQILLRVLQNELKSNSSSLPNIIASILSVYLLKLNEENTRLAAISVDNKYLDYFNNFRLLVEKNFSKTRDAKVYASDIAISYKHLNEVCKGVVNTTAKAFIDNYVILEAKRLLVSTSLSVKEIAFILGFDEPTNFLKYFKKHIKLTPVEFRKTLA, from the coding sequence ATGAAAAATATTCCGGAAATAAGCTTTTGGAAAAACAAAGTGTTACAAATTAAAGAATTTCAATTTTTTAATTTGGAAGAGTTAATTACGGATGATTTAAAACCTAAAGATCATAGTCCTTATTTGCCACATCGATTAAATTTTTATGCCATTCTAATAATTACCGATGGTGAAGTTAATCATATTGTCGATTTTAAAGTTCATTCTCTTAAAAAGGATGATGTAATGGTTCTTTCAAAAGGACAGACACATGCTTTTGATGAATTTTCTGTATACAAAGGTTATTTGGTTGTTTTTTCTGAAGCTTTTATGCATAAATATATGGCGCAGTCAACCATAGCTCAAATTAACCATTTGTATAATTATTTTTTAGTACAAGAGAAAATTAATAATCCAGACCGAAATCAAATTTTACTTAGAGTACTCCAAAATGAGTTGAAAAGTAATTCATCCTCATTGCCAAATATTATAGCTTCTATATTAAGTGTCTACCTACTTAAGTTAAATGAAGAAAATACCCGTTTAGCAGCAATTTCAGTAGATAATAAATATTTAGATTACTTTAATAATTTTAGACTTTTAGTTGAAAAGAACTTTTCTAAAACAAGAGATGCCAAAGTGTATGCTTCAGATATAGCTATTTCCTATAAACATTTAAATGAGGTCTGTAAAGGTGTTGTAAATACCACAGCAAAGGCATTTATTGATAATTATGTAATTCTGGAAGCGAAGAGATTGTTAGTTTCTACATCACTATCCGTAAAAGAAATAGCCTTTATTTTAGGTTTTGATGAACCAACCAACTTCCTTAAATATTTTAAAAAACATATTAAATTAACACCTGTGGAATTCCGGAAAACTTTAGCTTAG
- a CDS encoding NAD(P)H-binding protein: protein MKQITILGATGILGKNLLKKAVNDGIKVKVLVRNKEKLKDFDHAIEVIEGNYFDTNKLQNALEGSDVILSTIGPPINGKLTTDDEENYINSLKYIIKQMQDNKQTRFISISGAGVKIPNENLPLTRKLLRVMIKSKSKSLICIKDRELELLVQSNLDWTNIRPPMIKEKVEGKFVADETKFIGMAVDVNQLSEFMLTEITNREWIKKAPVVGTK from the coding sequence ATGAAACAAATAACAATTTTAGGCGCAACTGGTATATTGGGAAAGAACCTATTAAAAAAAGCGGTTAATGATGGGATTAAGGTGAAGGTGTTAGTCCGCAACAAAGAAAAACTAAAAGATTTTGATCATGCAATTGAAGTCATTGAAGGGAATTATTTCGATACAAATAAACTACAAAATGCATTGGAAGGATCTGATGTTATACTTTCAACTATTGGACCACCTATAAATGGTAAACTTACAACTGACGATGAAGAAAATTACATAAACTCTTTGAAGTACATTATCAAACAAATGCAAGATAATAAACAGACTCGTTTTATAAGTATTTCTGGAGCAGGAGTAAAAATCCCAAACGAAAATTTACCACTAACACGCAAACTTTTGCGGGTAATGATAAAGTCGAAATCTAAATCACTCATCTGCATTAAAGATAGAGAACTAGAATTGCTTGTGCAGAGCAATTTAGATTGGACAAATATTCGCCCGCCTATGATTAAAGAAAAAGTAGAAGGTAAGTTTGTTGCCGATGAAACTAAATTTATTGGGATGGCTGTTGATGTAAATCAATTATCCGAGTTTATGTTAACTGAAATTACAAATAGAGAATGGATTAAAAAGGCTCCAGTAGTTGGTACAAAATAA
- a CDS encoding MATE family efflux transporter: MSKKINRNLTEGNIGKQLFNLTWPMTLGMLGMVIFTIIDTYFIGLLGVQQLAAISFAFPVIMFLNGLSMGVGIGTSSLISRNIITANREKVKVMASRAILLGITIVIFFVIVGLNTIEPIFKALGAGPEIMPYIVDYMTIWFLGVPFVTIPMIGNNIVRATGDTRLPGLLMITSGVVNGILDPLLIFGYGPFPEMGIEGAALSTVISRSISLIFILIVLIKRENLLTFHLGEFKDIKATWKALIYVAIPASISLLITPISIGFITKIISSYGKEAVAAFGVASRVEMFALMVIMSLGSVLIIFVGQNISKHKFQRIFTSLNYSMIFSLIWGGVVFGLLLLFGSSIASVFTDNVEVIEITEKYFYIIGASYGLQGVVILSTSSYNGINKPYPSAVFSLIRMVVLYAPLAWVGAKMFGINGVFWAGFIANIIVGIISYYHLNLTVKKISVS, translated from the coding sequence ATGTCAAAAAAAATAAATAGGAACTTAACAGAGGGTAATATTGGTAAGCAATTGTTCAATTTAACTTGGCCAATGACTCTTGGAATGTTAGGTATGGTTATATTCACAATAATAGACACTTACTTTATAGGACTTCTAGGAGTGCAACAATTAGCGGCAATAAGTTTTGCTTTTCCAGTAATAATGTTTCTAAATGGGCTTTCTATGGGAGTCGGAATTGGAACAAGCTCATTAATTTCACGTAATATCATTACAGCAAATCGAGAAAAAGTAAAAGTAATGGCCAGTAGAGCAATTTTATTAGGTATTACTATTGTTATTTTTTTCGTAATTGTTGGTTTAAATACCATTGAACCCATATTTAAAGCTTTAGGGGCAGGACCAGAAATTATGCCTTACATTGTTGATTATATGACCATTTGGTTTTTAGGTGTTCCGTTTGTTACAATACCTATGATTGGTAATAATATTGTGAGAGCTACTGGAGATACACGTTTACCAGGGTTGTTAATGATTACTTCAGGGGTGGTAAATGGTATATTAGATCCTTTACTTATTTTTGGTTACGGACCATTTCCAGAAATGGGAATTGAAGGAGCAGCATTATCAACCGTAATTTCTAGAAGTATAAGTTTGATATTTATACTTATTGTTTTAATTAAAAGAGAAAATTTGTTAACCTTTCATTTAGGTGAATTTAAGGATATTAAAGCTACTTGGAAAGCATTAATTTATGTGGCAATTCCAGCCTCTATAAGTTTACTTATTACACCAATTTCAATTGGTTTTATAACAAAAATTATTTCAAGTTATGGCAAAGAAGCAGTTGCAGCATTTGGTGTTGCTTCTAGAGTTGAAATGTTTGCGCTTATGGTTATTATGTCACTTGGTTCTGTGTTAATTATTTTTGTTGGTCAAAACATAAGTAAACATAAATTTCAAAGAATTTTTACATCTCTCAATTACTCCATGATATTTTCTTTAATTTGGGGAGGTGTCGTTTTTGGTCTTTTACTACTTTTTGGAAGTAGTATTGCTTCCGTTTTTACAGATAATGTAGAAGTTATTGAAATTACTGAAAAATACTTTTATATAATTGGCGCAAGTTATGGATTGCAGGGTGTGGTTATCTTAAGTACTTCAAGTTATAATGGCATTAATAAACCCTATCCGTCAGCGGTTTTTTCTTTAATTAGAATGGTCGTTTTGTATGCGCCATTAGCTTGGGTAGGAGCAAAAATGTTTGGAATTAACGGTGTGTTTTGGGCTGGATTTATTGCAAATATTATAGTTGGTATAATCTCGTATTATCATTTAAATTTAACAGTTAAAAAGATAAGTGTGAGTTAA